GACGTTCACCTTCGATTTCGACGGAACGCCGCAGGCCTTCGTCGGCGTGTTCCGTGATTACTACGGCCCCACGATGAACGCCTTTGCGGCGGCGACGGCGAACGGCAAGGCCGCCGACCTGGAAAGCGAGCTGGTCGAGCTGTTCGAGCGGCAGAACACGAGCATGGCATCTGGCCGGACCATCCTGCCTGCAACGTTCCTGCGGGCCACCGTCACCGTCTAGGTCAGGCCGGAACCTCTCTCTTTCCACTTGATCTCGGGCGCCGCTCCCCGCAAGGAGCGGCGCCATGAACATTCTCCTCATCGGATCGGGCGGCCGCGAACACGCCCTGGCCTGGAAGATGGCCCAGTCGCCGCTGGTGGATGTGGTGCATTCCGCGCCCGGCAATCCCGGCATGGACGCGGTTGGCCCCTGTTTCGACGTGGCGGCGGACGACGTCGACGGGCTGGTGAAGCTGGCCCTGCAGATCGAGCCGGACCTCATTGTGATCGGTCCGGAGGCGCCCCTGGCGCTGGGGCTGTCGGATATCCTTCGTGCGCGCGGGTTCGATGTGTTCGGTCCGTCGCGCGAAGCGGCGAAGCTTGAAGCGTCGAAGGCTTTCTCGAAGGCGCGGATGGTGAAGTACGGCGTGCCGACAGCGGCTTACGGCGAGTTCACCGAAGCGGCGCCTGCCAAGGCGTTCCTCAAGAAGATGGCGGCCCCTTATGTGCTGAAGGCGGACGGCCTAGCGGCCGGCAAAGGTGTGGTGATCGCCGAGACGCTGGCCCAGGCGGAAGCCGAGATCGACGAGATGCTGTCGGGCAAGTTCGGCGACGCCTCGGCGACGCTGGTCATTGAAGAATTCATGCACGGCGAAGAAGCGAGCGTGTTCGTCATCACCGATGGCACAGGCGCGGTCTATCTCCCGGCGGCGCAGGACCACAAACGGGTCGGCGACGGTGACACCGGACCGAACACCGGCGGCATGGGCGCCTATGCGCCGGCGCCGGTGGTGACCGACGCGGTGATGGCGCAGGTGAAGCGCGAGATCGCCGAGCCAATGCTGAAGGGCATGGCGAAAGACGGCATGCCCTATCAGGGCGTGCTGTACATCGGCGTCATGGTGACGTCCGACGGGCCCAAGGTCGTGGAATTCAATGCGCGGTTCGGCGACCCTGAGTGCCAGGTGCTGATGAAGGGGCTCAAGGGCGACATCGTGCCCGTGATTCTCGTGGCGGCGACCGGCGGCCTGAAAGGCAATGAGAAGGATTTCGAACGCCTGCTGGAACTGAGCGACTTTGCGCCGACAGCAACCGTCGTGATGGCGGCGAACGGCTATCCCGGCCATTACGAGAAGGGTAGCGTCATCGAAGGCGTGAAGGAAGCCGGCGCGCTCGACGGCGTCACGGTATTTCATGCGGGTACGGACGTTCTGGCTGACGGCACGCTGGTCGCCAAGGGCGGGCGTGTGCTGAACGTGACCGCAAGCGGGTCGACTTTGCGCGAAGCGGTCGACCGGGCCTATGCCGGTGTGGACGCCATTCACTGGCCTGGTGGATTCTGCCGGCGCGACATCGGCTGGCGGGCGCTAGGTGGCAAAAAGGGGTAGACCTCCGGTCACCAGACTTTAAGAATCTGCTGGAACACAACCCGTTGAGTCAAAGGGGGATTCCGGATGTTCCGATTTGCTGCGCTGGCCCTGGCCGCGTTGTTCCTGACGCTTGAGGCGCATGCCTGGAAGGATATCACCGTCGGCGATGCGCGGCAG
The genomic region above belongs to Acidobacteriota bacterium and contains:
- the purD gene encoding phosphoribosylamine--glycine ligase: MNILLIGSGGREHALAWKMAQSPLVDVVHSAPGNPGMDAVGPCFDVAADDVDGLVKLALQIEPDLIVIGPEAPLALGLSDILRARGFDVFGPSREAAKLEASKAFSKARMVKYGVPTAAYGEFTEAAPAKAFLKKMAAPYVLKADGLAAGKGVVIAETLAQAEAEIDEMLSGKFGDASATLVIEEFMHGEEASVFVITDGTGAVYLPAAQDHKRVGDGDTGPNTGGMGAYAPAPVVTDAVMAQVKREIAEPMLKGMAKDGMPYQGVLYIGVMVTSDGPKVVEFNARFGDPECQVLMKGLKGDIVPVILVAATGGLKGNEKDFERLLELSDFAPTATVVMAANGYPGHYEKGSVIEGVKEAGALDGVTVFHAGTDVLADGTLVAKGGRVLNVTASGSTLREAVDRAYAGVDAIHWPGGFCRRDIGWRALGGKKG